Genomic DNA from Deltaproteobacteria bacterium:
GAATTTCCCTCGTGATGGGCCTGACCCTGGGGCTGACCGCCGGTTATAAGCGGGGCTTCTGGGAGACCATCATCATGCGGGCCGTGGATGTCCAGCTATCCTTGCCCCTGATCATGATCGCCCTGTGCTTCATGGTCATCTTCGGACAGGGACTGGGGAAGATGATCATTGTTTTGGCCATCACCGGCTGGGCCGAATACGCCCGCACGGTCCGGGGGACGGTTCTCTCCATCCGGGAGAAGGAGTACGTGGAATCAGCCCATGCCCTGGGCTTCGGGCCCTGGACCATCATGGTCAAATACCTCCTGATCAATGCCATCACCCCCGTCCTCATCCTCTCTTCCGTTCAGGTACCGCGGGTGATCATGCTGGAAGCGACCTTGAGCTTTCTCGGTTTAGGAGTGCCCGTCACCACACCTTCGATCGGTCTGGCGATTGCCCGCGGCTACCAGGTTCTCTTTTCAGGCAGCTGGTGGGCCTCCATATTCCCCGGCCTGGCCCTGATGCTGCTGGTGGCCTGCATCAACATCTTCGCGGACTGGCTCCGCGACGCCCTCGAGCCAAGGTCCAGGGAGCAAGTCTGACATGGGCCGGCTGCTGACCATCGAAGATCTGAAGATTTATTTCCACATCCTGGCCGGAACGGTCCGGGCCGTGGACGGAGTCAGTTTTCATATTGATCAGGGGGAAACCCTCGGGGTCGTGGGTGAATCCGGGTGCGGCAAGAGCGTTACGGCCATGGCCCTGCTTCAACTCATCCCCATGCCGCCCGGGGAGCTGGTGGGGGGCCGGACCGAGTTTGAAGGAATGGACCTCCTGCGCCTCAACTCGGACCGGATCCGGCAGGTACGGGGAAACCGCATCTCCATGATCTTCCAGGAGCCCATGACCTCTCTCAACCCGGTCTTCACCATCGGCAATCAGATCCAGGAAGCCATCCAGCTTCATCAGGGGTTGAATGCTCATCAAGCAGAGGAGAAAGCCGTGGAGATGCTCGACCTGGTGGGGATTTCCGATCCCCGCCGGCGGGTCCGGGAGTATCCCCATCAGCTCAGCGGCGGCATGCGCCAGCGGGTCATGATCGCCATGGCCCTCAGCTGCAACCCGGCCCTGCTCATTGCGGACGAGCCGACCACGGCTCTCGATGTGACCGTGCAGGCTCAGATCCTGGAGCTGATGCTTGACCTGCAAGCCAAGATCAACATGAGCATCATGATGATCACCCACAACTTAGGAGTCATTGCCGAGGTGGCGAACCGGGTGATCGTCATGTACTGCGGAAAGATCGTTGAGTCCGCGGACGTGCATTCCATCTTTCATAAACCCATGCATCCCTACACCCGGCAGCTTTTAGCTTCCGTTCCCCACTTAGGAGGAGAGCAAACCCGACTCCAGGAAATTCCCGGTATTGTTCCCAGCCTTTATGCGCTGCCCCCGGGATGCGATTTTCATCCCCGCTGCGCGGAAGCAGCGGAAGCCTGCAAATTGCGGTGCCCTAATTTAGTGGAAATGGAACCCAGCCACTGGGTGGCCTGCGAACGAGCGGTAAAGAAATCATGATGAACAACGGCGCCCTTTTAAGCGTTCGCGACCTGAAGAAATATTTTTTGCTGAAGCGGACCACCCTGTTCGGTCCCCGGGAAAGGGTTTACGCGGTGGATGGGGTGAGTTTCGAACTCCAGAGGGGGGAGACTCTGGGCTTGGTGGGCGAGTCGGGATGCGGGAAATCAACCCTCGGGCGGACCATCCTCCATTTGATTGAGCCAACGGCGGGAAAGATCTTCTTTGAAGGCCAGGACATCACCCAGTTAAAACCTGTTCAGTGGAAAAAGCTTCGGGCCGAGATGCAGATCATCTTTCAGGACCCATACTCCTCCCTGAACCCCCGCATGACCGTGGAGCATATCGTCGGCGATGCTTTGAAAACGCATGGCCTGGCCACCGGAAATGAGGTGCCCGGCCGGGTTGCGGAGATGCTGGATAAAGTCGGAATTCACCGGGAGAAGATGAGATGTTTCCCTCACGAATTTTCCGGAGGACAGCGCCAGCGCATCGGCATTGCCCGGGCCCTGATCCTGAAGCCCAAACTGATCATCTGCGACGAGCCGGTGAGCGCCTTAGACGTGTCCATCCAGGCCCAGGTGATCAATCTCCTGAGCGACCTGAAGAAGGAGTTCCAGCTTTCTTATATCCTGATCGCCCACGACCTGAGCGTGGTGAACCACGTGAGCAACCGGATTGCCGTCATGTATTTGGGCAAAGTCATCGAGCTGGCCTCAAATAAAAAACTGCTGGCTAAGCCGCTTCATCCTTACACCCAGGCGCTTATGTCCGCCGTGCCGGTTTTGGATCCGGACAAGAAAAAGAAACGGATCATCCTGAAAGGAGATGTACCCAGTCCGATCAAACCTCCCTCCGGTTGTAGGTTCCACCCGCGCTGCCCGCAGGTCATGAACATCTGCCCCAAGGTTGAACCCATTTGGGCTGAAGTGGAGCCTCACCACTTCGCTATGTGCCACCTATACGGGGCCTGTCAGCCCCAGTAAAAAGGGTTCAAGGGAAAAATCTTTGAAATATGGGGGGCCAGTGGTCAAAAGTTTTAGTTTCAGGTTTCAAGTTGCAGGTTTTCAGCTTCGGCGTTTTTTTTAACTTGATTGTATAGGAAATTCCTTTTTGGACACGGATGTACACAGAAAGTCGCTTAGCGATTAACGCTATGCGCATAGCGTCTTTTTTGTATCTGCGGTTATCTGCGTAAATCTGCGTCCTATTAAATTTAAACCCGCAACCCGAAACTCGCAACGATTCCTTATCTATTGCGTCCAGATTCCACCACCAGAGCAGTAATCAATTCAGTAAGTTTCACCAGTTCAGACACAGAAATCGATTCTTGGGTGCTGTGATAATCCCGTCCCCCCATTCCCAGGACTACGGTTTGAATCCCCTGGGCGTTGAGATCGTTGCCGTCGCTCCCCCCATTGGTGCTGGTGATGGTGGGGGTTAAACCGACTGCCCGGGAAGACCTCTGGGCGATTCTGACGGAGGCATCATTATTCCCGATATGAAAACCGGAATACTCACGCTTAATCTCCACCTGGACCTGTCCTCCCCATTCGCGGGCCGCCTCTTCCATGGCCATGCGCATCTGATTGACCTGCTTTTCTAATTTACGAAAGTCGAGGCTCCTTGCTTCTCCCTCTACTTCAACCCGTTCGGGTATGGTATTGCGCCCAGATCCACCGGAAATTTTTCCCAGGTTGGCCGTGGTCTCTTCATCAATGCGTCCCAAGTTCATGCGGGTAATAGCCTTGGAGGCCATTACCAGGGCACTGATGCCTTTCTCCGGGGTAAGACCAGCATGGGCCGCCTTGCCCAGGAAAGTCGCCCGGACAGAATCATAGTAAGGGGCCTGGGTGATAATGGTGCCGAGGGGACCTCCTCCATCAGGGACGAAACCGATCCGGGCATGTAACCGGGAAACATCAAAAACTCTGGCTCCTTGATGACCCCGCTCCTCCCCCCAGGTAAAGAGAATTTCCAGATCACCGTGGGCCGGGCGAGAAGCTTGCAGCCAGCGGATGGCCTCCAATGTCGCGGCCACGGCTGATTTATTATCCGCTCCCAGAATGGTGGTTCCGGCGCTGCGGATCTGGCCGTCTTCGAGCCGCGGCTTGATTCCCCGGCCGGGTTCGACCGTGTCCGTATGCATGCAAAGGAGAATGGGGGGAAGGCCCCGGTCCGTCCCCGGAAGGACTGAAAATAAATTTCCAGCCCCATTCTGGCCGGTCCGGTCATTTTCCACCGCAAGGCCCAGCGCTTTCAGCTCTTTTCCGAGGGCCAGCACAAAGGGCGCCTCTTCGAAGGAGGGGGAATCAATCTGCACGAAATCCATAAATTGCTTTACCAGCCGGTCCTGATTTATGGTGATCATAAACAAATCCTTTCTCTTTCATCCAGAATCTCGCTGAACACTCGGAAAGAAATCGTAAGGGAAAATAGGACAAACGTCAATCCCCTTTCAGCATTCCCTATCGCAATGACCTTGACTTTTCTCTCCTAATTTTATACTATCCCATTCGAACCTGCGAGCCTGTGTTTGAATCCTTATCCAGCAACCCTTAACCGACACCCAAGTGGGTAGCCAGGAGGTTGTATGGTTTGGAAATTTAATTAAACCCCATTTCTGAGGAAGAGGTGGGGTT
This window encodes:
- a CDS encoding ABC transporter ATP-binding protein, whose amino-acid sequence is MGRLLTIEDLKIYFHILAGTVRAVDGVSFHIDQGETLGVVGESGCGKSVTAMALLQLIPMPPGELVGGRTEFEGMDLLRLNSDRIRQVRGNRISMIFQEPMTSLNPVFTIGNQIQEAIQLHQGLNAHQAEEKAVEMLDLVGISDPRRRVREYPHQLSGGMRQRVMIAMALSCNPALLIADEPTTALDVTVQAQILELMLDLQAKINMSIMMITHNLGVIAEVANRVIVMYCGKIVESADVHSIFHKPMHPYTRQLLASVPHLGGEQTRLQEIPGIVPSLYALPPGCDFHPRCAEAAEACKLRCPNLVEMEPSHWVACERAVKKS
- a CDS encoding dipeptide ABC transporter ATP-binding protein, which produces MMNNGALLSVRDLKKYFLLKRTTLFGPRERVYAVDGVSFELQRGETLGLVGESGCGKSTLGRTILHLIEPTAGKIFFEGQDITQLKPVQWKKLRAEMQIIFQDPYSSLNPRMTVEHIVGDALKTHGLATGNEVPGRVAEMLDKVGIHREKMRCFPHEFSGGQRQRIGIARALILKPKLIICDEPVSALDVSIQAQVINLLSDLKKEFQLSYILIAHDLSVVNHVSNRIAVMYLGKVIELASNKKLLAKPLHPYTQALMSAVPVLDPDKKKKRIILKGDVPSPIKPPSGCRFHPRCPQVMNICPKVEPIWAEVEPHHFAMCHLYGACQPQ
- a CDS encoding ABC transporter permease; the protein is MNHLTEAYYAPPKARFWGFEYIPAERQLLHSFLSNKLVLGALGMLFFLLACAIFAYWVAPVDPLEQTLRARLKPPIWDERGMSPYYLGTDRLGRDVLSNIIYGLRISLLVGFISVGISLVMGLTLGLTAGYKRGFWETIIMRAVDVQLSLPLIMIALCFMVIFGQGLGKMIIVLAITGWAEYARTVRGTVLSIREKEYVESAHALGFGPWTIMVKYLLINAITPVLILSSVQVPRVIMLEATLSFLGLGVPVTTPSIGLAIARGYQVLFSGSWWASIFPGLALMLLVACINIFADWLRDALEPRSREQV
- a CDS encoding M20/M25/M40 family metallo-hydrolase, translating into MITINQDRLVKQFMDFVQIDSPSFEEAPFVLALGKELKALGLAVENDRTGQNGAGNLFSVLPGTDRGLPPILLCMHTDTVEPGRGIKPRLEDGQIRSAGTTILGADNKSAVAATLEAIRWLQASRPAHGDLEILFTWGEERGHQGARVFDVSRLHARIGFVPDGGGPLGTIITQAPYYDSVRATFLGKAAHAGLTPEKGISALVMASKAITRMNLGRIDEETTANLGKISGGSGRNTIPERVEVEGEARSLDFRKLEKQVNQMRMAMEEAAREWGGQVQVEIKREYSGFHIGNNDASVRIAQRSSRAVGLTPTITSTNGGSDGNDLNAQGIQTVVLGMGGRDYHSTQESISVSELVKLTELITALVVESGRNR